In Cloacibacillus sp., the genomic window GTCAACTGAGGAATTATTGTCAATTATGTCTGTTATTTCATCCAGAACTTCATGGTAGCTGGTCTGAGGCGGCCTAAATTTCGGAAGTTTTGAAGCTTTTGCCATCTGGCATACAGTCGTAACTCCGCCTGCCGCGGCTGATATCGTTTCAGAGCGGCAATCGTCTTCAAAGGAATTAAAATTCCCCAGATGAACATGAGTATCTATAAACCCCGGAAACAAATATTTATCAACTGCGTCATACACCTTACAGCCTTCCTCGCAAAGGCCTCTTCCGATTGCGGTAACAATCCCGTTTTCAATTTTAATGTCAGCTTTAATTTCACCATATTCAGGATTGACGATGGTGCCGTTCTTGATGACCCATTTTTCAGATTCCATAATATCTCTCCTTTACGCACATTAAAGCTAACTGCAATTCCTTGTTAATTTATCAAATCTAAACTATTGTGGCATATACTCCTTCCGGTAAAAAATATAGTCTGCACTAAATTTTACCGAAAAAAGTACATGCCGCAGCTTTAAACATAAACGTCAGCTTTAACTGACAGATGCTTGTATGAGGGTAAATGTCTCAGCTAAGGTATTCGATTTAGGTTTAATTTACGAGCTAAAATAGAAACAACAGACCTTAATGTTCTTTAGAGTGGTCTTCTATTTCCACGTGTACCTGAACCTCTTCCTCTGCCTCTTCTTCTATATTGTTCTTAAACATTTCCTCAAGGTAGTCGGCAGGAAGGATGCACTCGCGGCAGCCGCCGGGGAAAACTACAATTTTAATATTAACTGTGTTGCCTTCAATTGAGCTAATCTCAATTTTGGAACCGTCTGATGCGAAACTCTCTTCGAGCGGCTCTAATGCGCTCTTTACTACTTCCTTATCTACCACAATTATTCCTCCTTTAGAGAAGTCAAAAGCAATTAGAAATTTAAATGATTCTCGATACAGCAAAAATAACATGGTCAACTTGCCTTTTGCAGGCCGCAGTTCAATGACAGGCACACGGCAAGTGACCATGTTATTATTCTGGTATACTACTTCTTTATCTCCACTGTTGTCGGGCATCCGATGTTCATGGAGAGAGCTGACTTTCCGGCAGCTCCGCCGATAACCGCGATATCGAAGTAGCTTGGATCTCTTACCATCGGAACTTCTGTGTCATCCGATGCTGTGGCAAGCCATCTGTAGCCGGGGTGTACGGTACCGTCTTTAATACGTGGGATAACCAGATGTTTGAACTGCCCCCAGGC contains:
- a CDS encoding NifU family protein, which translates into the protein MVDKEVVKSALEPLEESFASDGSKIEISSIEGNTVNIKIVVFPGGCRECILPADYLEEMFKNNIEEEAEEEVQVHVEIEDHSKEH